From Burkholderia sp. WP9, a single genomic window includes:
- a CDS encoding lysylphosphatidylglycerol synthase domain-containing protein translates to MKWLRWIGLPLGIAILIALVLHEGAGDVMRVIAKAGFGLLWLLPLHALPLLLDAYAWYLLLGKRASLPFLWWVATVREAVSRLLPVASIGGEFVGIGLARWCIRDASAVSASVVVEVLVTMAVQYAFAALGLVLIATSTHQVSAIKTIGLALALSLPLPVLTAVLLRRGWLFHRIERFAARLLGHAHPLLRDIDGKRLDADIDALMSRTGLLLGAFLWQFAGYVVGALETYWALSMLGHPVSVSGALAIEALTQAVRHAAFMVPAGLGVQEAAVMLLALVVGVDREAALSLALVKRAREVTFGCIALVSWQAAEIVRGRVR, encoded by the coding sequence ATGAAATGGCTGCGTTGGATAGGATTGCCGCTCGGCATCGCGATACTCATCGCGCTCGTATTGCATGAAGGTGCGGGCGATGTCATGCGCGTCATCGCTAAAGCCGGATTCGGGCTGCTGTGGTTGCTGCCGCTACACGCATTGCCATTGTTGCTAGACGCCTACGCGTGGTATCTGTTGTTGGGCAAGCGGGCCTCGTTGCCGTTTCTCTGGTGGGTCGCGACCGTGCGCGAGGCGGTCAGCCGATTGCTGCCGGTCGCGAGCATTGGCGGCGAATTCGTCGGAATCGGCCTCGCACGCTGGTGCATCCGGGACGCGAGCGCGGTCAGTGCGTCGGTCGTCGTCGAGGTGCTGGTCACGATGGCCGTGCAATACGCGTTTGCCGCGCTTGGGCTCGTACTGATCGCCACATCCACGCATCAAGTCAGCGCGATAAAGACGATCGGGCTCGCCTTGGCGCTCTCACTGCCGCTCCCGGTCCTGACGGCCGTACTCCTACGTCGTGGCTGGCTATTTCACAGGATCGAGCGCTTCGCAGCGAGACTGTTGGGCCACGCGCACCCCTTGCTGCGCGATATCGACGGAAAGCGGCTCGATGCGGATATCGACGCACTGATGTCGCGCACGGGCCTGCTTCTGGGCGCTTTCCTCTGGCAATTCGCCGGCTACGTTGTGGGCGCGCTCGAAACATATTGGGCGCTGTCCATGCTGGGGCATCCGGTGTCGGTGAGCGGCGCGTTGGCAATCGAAGCTTTGACCCAAGCCGTGCGTCACGCGGCGTTCATGGTGCCGGCCGGTCTTGGTGTGCAGGAGGCAGCGGTCATGCTTCTCGCGCTGGTGGTCGGCGTGGATCGGGAGGCAGCGCTATCGCTGGCACTCGTCAAGCGGGCACGCGAGGTAACATTCGGCTGCATTGCGCTTGTTTCATGGCAGGCGGCGGAAATCGTGCGCGGGCGCGTGAGGTGA
- a CDS encoding DUF4148 domain-containing protein produces the protein MKSTFQHGVLSAFVALAAAIPALAFAQSTTPLTRAQVRAELVELELAGWHPGAGSDPHYPDDILAAEAVVAARHAAGRKEAQAGYGEDDQGKSESGGPRK, from the coding sequence ATGAAGTCTACGTTCCAACATGGCGTGCTCAGCGCGTTCGTCGCACTTGCCGCCGCTATTCCCGCACTCGCGTTCGCACAATCGACCACGCCTCTTACGCGTGCTCAGGTAAGAGCAGAACTGGTTGAACTGGAACTGGCAGGGTGGCACCCCGGCGCGGGCAGCGACCCGCATTACCCGGACGACATCCTTGCCGCGGAAGCGGTAGTGGCTGCGCGTCATGCTGCCGGCCGCAAGGAAGCACAGGCCGGATATGGCGAAGATGATCAGGGTAAGTCGGAGTCCGGCGGACCCCGAAAATAA
- a CDS encoding porin — MKRICVAMSAITLATAAHAQSSVTLYGKIEDGFNYTTNARGHDAFQMQSGYDYGSRWGLKGTEDLGAGYHAVFQLESGFDVNTGKMGQGGREFGRQAFVGIASDQYGTFTVGRQYDPSVDMFSPMTANGNWTGYLFAHPYDNDNTDYSFRVNNSIKYVTPTIHGFTAEGMYAFSNQAGGFSNNRLYGFGAQYQNGGLQIGASYLKLNNASSAVVAPANSSGAVTSDNTFNARSQQNIGIGVNYTIGKALVGLAYSHVDVYDPTANAYFTGTTQPPGGTWNAWKFDNFEVSGLYHFTPALYLGACYTYTQARLSSTVGQFDPKWHQLSLKLNYDLSSRTSVFAEGAYQHAVSANTGTDFDFANIPGSADVSSGRNQMVYRVALLHMF, encoded by the coding sequence ATGAAACGAATCTGCGTGGCGATGTCCGCAATCACGCTTGCGACAGCCGCACATGCGCAAAGCAGCGTGACGCTTTACGGGAAGATTGAAGATGGTTTCAATTACACGACCAACGCGCGAGGGCATGACGCGTTCCAGATGCAAAGCGGGTATGACTACGGAAGCCGCTGGGGTCTGAAGGGAACCGAAGATCTCGGCGCTGGATATCACGCTGTGTTCCAGCTCGAAAGCGGCTTCGACGTGAACACCGGCAAGATGGGTCAAGGCGGCAGGGAGTTTGGCCGCCAGGCGTTCGTGGGCATTGCGTCGGACCAGTACGGCACGTTCACCGTGGGGCGGCAATACGATCCCAGCGTCGACATGTTTTCGCCGATGACAGCGAACGGTAACTGGACGGGATATCTCTTCGCGCACCCTTACGACAACGACAACACCGACTATTCGTTCCGCGTCAACAACTCGATCAAATACGTTACGCCGACCATTCACGGTTTCACAGCCGAAGGCATGTACGCATTCAGCAATCAGGCGGGCGGGTTTTCGAATAACCGGCTGTATGGTTTCGGTGCGCAGTACCAGAACGGCGGCCTGCAGATCGGAGCCTCGTATCTCAAGCTGAATAATGCGAGTTCCGCCGTGGTTGCGCCAGCCAATTCGTCCGGCGCGGTGACCAGCGACAATACTTTCAACGCCCGGTCACAGCAGAACATCGGCATCGGCGTCAACTACACGATCGGAAAGGCGCTCGTCGGTCTCGCGTATTCGCATGTCGATGTTTATGATCCGACGGCGAATGCGTACTTCACGGGCACCACGCAACCTCCTGGCGGCACATGGAACGCGTGGAAGTTCGATAACTTCGAAGTGAGCGGTCTGTATCACTTCACCCCCGCGCTATATCTCGGCGCATGCTACACGTACACACAGGCGCGGCTTTCGTCGACGGTCGGGCAATTCGATCCCAAGTGGCATCAACTTAGTCTGAAGCTCAATTACGATCTGTCGTCGCGGACGTCTGTGTTTGCCGAGGGGGCGTATCAGCATGCGGTCAGTGCGAATACCGGTACTGACTTCGACTTCGCCAATATTCCAGGCTCGGCCGACGTATCGTCTGGACGTAACCAGATGGTTTATCGCGTTGCCTTGTTGCACATGTTCTAA